The Harmonia axyridis chromosome 3, icHarAxyr1.1, whole genome shotgun sequence nucleotide sequence TTTCAAGAGACAACATACTCAGCAAAATGTTCAACCCCAGTATGGAGAACACTATGATAACAGATCCTCATTATCTCCTAACTACCCTAAAAGCAGTAGTACCAGAAAAGTTCCCTTACCAGGTCCTACTGAAATTGAACCAAGGAAAGTGAATATTGAAGAAGCTCCTTTAGTTCCCCAACCCCAAGAAATTATTCGTAAATCTGAATCTCCTCACATTATCGATACTCATGACATTGAAGTGCCCAAACTCAAAAAAGAAAcaagaattcaagaagaaaaattcgagaaaattgaaTCCAATATTAAAGACTACGAAAGAAGGGATTATGCTCAAGGAAGAAACAGAAATGAAGTGGTTTCTACtgaaattaaatctaaaatcaacaaaaatcaggAAAATCTTTATGAAAGATTCCAAAGATTGGATTCTCAAGAGTCTAAGGTGTCTAGAGACAAATATATGTCTGAAGATAATCGGGATTATAATTCTTGGTCTGAGTCTAGATTTGAGATGGCATTTGAAGAAAAGCGAAGAGAAGTTCATAGGGAAGACCGTAGGCAAGTTCCAGGTCCTATAACTAGAGATAGAATTGAAGCTgatgattttaatgaaagtcGAAATTTAACTGCTTTGAAACGTGGTCAAATACCTGAGAAGAAAGCCAATGGTTTCAAGAATAAAGAAGAAAAGACTAATGAAAATTTGGAGCACAAAAACAGTGAAACAAATGAAGCTAAACTAAGTTTGGATCAGTCAGACAAATCAAAGAATGCTGCTAAAAAAGAAGAAAAGGATTCTAAAACAAGCGATGTTTCtaaaaagaatataaaaaatgatgaCTATAGAGATGAGAAGAGGAATTCAAATAGAAATAAAGCGTATCCTTCAAACAAGGCTTGGAACAATGAGTATCATCACAGATCTACCGGAGAACGTGGAAACTGGCCAAAAAGATCCAATTCCAACAACAAAAATTCTCGTTCAAATGTTGGTCACAAACCAGAAACATTTGTTAATATTGCAACAGATTCAGAAGGTTCCTCCGAAGAACATCATTTAAGAGATGATCATTCTAATAAAAAAACAACTAACAGAAATCATGGAAGGGACGAAAAAAGAAAACCAGATAAGGATAGGCAAGGTGACAAAGTTCAAGACATCAAGAGAGATAATTATGTTCCAAGAGGTGAGCCAAGTAGACTCGGAAGAGGAGGTGGTAATTTCCGAGGTAGAGTAGGTCTAAGTAAAAGAATAGATGGCTATGGACCTCCACCATCAAAAAGCCCTTTCACCCATCATGATGATAAAAAACCAAGCGATAATGATGATTTCCAACAAATAGTCTCTAGTGAAAATGACAAAGATTCGCCAGTTGAGATTAAGGCAGAAGAAAACAATGCTGTCACAGAAAATAAAGTCACAGATGATAAAGAACCTAAGAATAAATCTAATAATAAACCTTTAACTGGTTCAAAGCCCCATAATTCGAATGGAAATCCTTCCCTTTCTAGAAAACCCAATCAACAATCTCGTGCTGTTAATGAAAAGAAacattttggtaaaaatgagACATCTAATACAGCTCAAATGAAACAAAGTAAATCTGATGAATCTAATTTGTTGTGTAGTGCTATTGCTGATATATCCctgaaaaataaagaagatcTTAGTGGCGAAATGGAGGAAGAAAGCATTGTTCCTGCTGATTCTGATGGTTTCCAAGAAGTTAAGAGTAAAAAGACAGTGAAAGAACGTCCAAGAACCGAGGATAAGCTCAATCCTGTCTACCCTGGGAAAAACTTGAAATCTGATATGAAAGAAAGGGACAAAAATAAGAAACCTATTCCGCAGCAAATTCAACAACCTACCCATAATATACCACCACTGATGGCTGTACAAGTGAATCCTCCCCATATTTTGCCCCAACCtaataaaaatcaatttgatCGTCAGAGTCGGCAGAACAAGATACCACCAAGATTCGTTAAACTTCGTGAAAATAACAGGCTTCAGAAGATGCAACAACAGCATGGCATTGTAGATATGAATGAcattaaaaatcgaaatatgtTTGGTTCTAAAATGTCTAATCCTCCAAATAATCCTGTGGTACCAATATCTAATGCTTGGGATAAACCCTTGGGGACACCTTTGAGACCAATAGAGCCAGACAATCTTTTGACCGCCTCTATAGATGGTGGAAATAGTATTGAACATCCTTCTGTGCAAGGAAATGCAGATGTGGATAAAGTAAGtattagtttttaatttttttattttgaatagacaCGCGAAAGGCCTGGTGTGATTTGGTGTTACATAAAGCAAATATATATTTAATCTAGAAAGGCCATAAACAGaaatatttgattcaaaatAAGTATACCACAAAACACCGTTTTTAAATATTATAATGCGTCGATTGtttattatcaataataatgatactttttcggaattaatttgtatattgaataaaatatattttgaaatataaattgatttctttcagaaaatcaaCAAATCAAACCTGCCTGATACAGTAATTCTTGATGGTGCAACGCCCCCAGTGAATacaataatatttgaaaataccaatttcaaatcTATGCCTAACAGAAATGTTCGTAACGATAAGTTAAGGAAGGAAGATGGTTCTCTGGAGAATCCATCGAtgacaaatttcaacaaacgcaTGAATGATTTACTGATCAAAAATGACAAACAGtctgattcaattcaattgCAACTTCCCTTCAAAGAAGATAGCGGCGATATGAAACTAgactttttcgattctgccttGTCGTTACCTGATGAGAAAGCATTAAAGAATCCATGTCTTACAAGGCCAATTCACTCAATGACATCGGGGGGTAGCGATATTTCAACTGCCGATGCCCTGAATTACAAAATTCAGTCGGTTAAGAAAGTTTGGGAAACACCATCAGAACATGGGGTATCACAGGAAGATGCTAACTCCAATTTCCCTAATTCTTTTGTCCCTGATACTAACTCCTTGGATGCTAGTTCTTATGGCAAAGGAAATGATAATGTTGAGGATAATCATGAGCAACACGGCTACAATCAAGCAGCCAATCAACAAACGAGTAACAATACTACCAATGTTTGTAAGGTATGTTTACAATTAGGTTTTTAATGTTTTCTCAAACATTCAAACGATAATTATCCTTGTCCccaaatatttgtgattttctttcatttcatcaaataaTTCTGAGCTTCAATCAATtacttttcaatttctattgAATTGTTGATTATTTCTCATTGATATATTCGAACTAAAATTTCAGGTCAAACCCACTCAAC carries:
- the LOC123676197 gene encoding protein PRRC2C, with protein sequence MSTFSSLGSKGGKPKFQSLDINRIYKSSRGESSEKTQQKSTVQYKHGMQILGKVPNARRPPANLPSLKSEHSGSEAAVPLVPPGGPGWGKQESSSPPNGVPVSKLDQTPPPTLHQGAQPTQTVPQKPEVPHHVPSAPIDKSWSSVMSRGDAHSHHPPPYQGPQFQHDFPSLSATDGGQVRGGGTEAPYSSGLSLRPQTEGSWIGGGTGPGGEGKPASGHLGSPPQLSAQAGLLQQQQQQTLPPQYRGVMPSFMYKNNPPPANAPPSLTATHPVSSSHENNGRQENQHFNNKKGFDETVPPSIIKEEELHRMDEIERDMGWAYSDDIDYNKKLTFSDDEILTDKSSRTKQAEGKIHEKPTEVSKKEVNDAWQTSNKGHSSEEEEMKLKRTQHFKEVELAVQRAKQRKKEEEKRFNEATKQGAQQKLKELEAKISKRDRDGEEGVGTINPSIVPPKPIAPTEIPLPDFQREKDPTTTYKEKEERHKLPVESHDEKVEKSGNSFKHLTEIEGKTFKRNSKNSERESREQGAPTFSRQFQSDLPPRFKRQHTQQNVQPQYGEHYDNRSSLSPNYPKSSSTRKVPLPGPTEIEPRKVNIEEAPLVPQPQEIIRKSESPHIIDTHDIEVPKLKKETRIQEEKFEKIESNIKDYERRDYAQGRNRNEVVSTEIKSKINKNQENLYERFQRLDSQESKVSRDKYMSEDNRDYNSWSESRFEMAFEEKRREVHREDRRQVPGPITRDRIEADDFNESRNLTALKRGQIPEKKANGFKNKEEKTNENLEHKNSETNEAKLSLDQSDKSKNAAKKEEKDSKTSDVSKKNIKNDDYRDEKRNSNRNKAYPSNKAWNNEYHHRSTGERGNWPKRSNSNNKNSRSNVGHKPETFVNIATDSEGSSEEHHLRDDHSNKKTTNRNHGRDEKRKPDKDRQGDKVQDIKRDNYVPRGEPSRLGRGGGNFRGRVGLSKRIDGYGPPPSKSPFTHHDDKKPSDNDDFQQIVSSENDKDSPVEIKAEENNAVTENKVTDDKEPKNKSNNKPLTGSKPHNSNGNPSLSRKPNQQSRAVNEKKHFGKNETSNTAQMKQSKSDESNLLCSAIADISLKNKEDLSGEMEEESIVPADSDGFQEVKSKKTVKERPRTEDKLNPVYPGKNLKSDMKERDKNKKPIPQQIQQPTHNIPPLMAVQVNPPHILPQPNKNQFDRQSRQNKIPPRFVKLRENNRLQKMQQQHGIVDMNDIKNRNMFGSKMSNPPNNPVVPISNAWDKPLGTPLRPIEPDNLLTASIDGGNSIEHPSVQGNADVDKKINKSNLPDTVILDGATPPVNTIIFENTNFKSMPNRNVRNDKLRKEDGSLENPSMTNFNKRMNDLLIKNDKQSDSIQLQLPFKEDSGDMKLDFFDSALSLPDEKALKNPCLTRPIHSMTSGGSDISTADALNYKIQSVKKVWETPSEHGVSQEDANSNFPNSFVPDTNSLDASSYGKGNDNVEDNHEQHGYNQAANQQTSNNTTNVCKVKPTQQVSGATNQAVSSTNAHPAHSGIMGPGLMGNPLSPPPIQPVIGAGVGIGQPPQQFPTNQHIGYQTSLGSRSQYGMSTIPSPPSVLPYSAPPLQAQTANLYGPFQIDQTGVLGGQGRSQFSQYPNQYGLGQAASSPYSAHSMFLQTPQAHPPPAAQGPEIYQNLNSYRLSTAAFGQNQQLNNPTTVLISSTSNSLMSASVKPSTQQISAIGTKSGGVGQAYQPQSQQGQQMYMFDPNIPANYLPGLQRPTGPVQNNVVPTIQPSSSYYSGSTPAAKPFNCSWGY